A window from Dunckerocampus dactyliophorus isolate RoL2022-P2 chromosome 15, RoL_Ddac_1.1, whole genome shotgun sequence encodes these proteins:
- the LOC129194740 gene encoding regulator of G-protein signaling 9-like, which translates to MLTRCRPPHICVCCTSFCLSPCMVFCLTAVHVITNKMSTKRLICPCRHSVSLSSPTSSSVSIVDVLVSCTQRTAKSFWRKNLCRFTTPIPHLAVYSGITESPSTNASSSLSTLAQPPAWPSPISVALDSTSERRAESGGADQDGEVGAPAGENVCKSKMALSLRRLLRRGCGPSAVLASLSPKCHTAAGMSGRIQPISPGPPSQAPPRRMGNFFQIKVDIPPECRIYPIESEDEEDETRAALGAKEIICPWESLAPHNGTS; encoded by the exons ATGCTAACACGCTGCCGTCCACCACATATTTGTGTTTGCTGCACGTCATTTTGTTTGAGTCCATGCATGGTCTTCTGCTTGACTGCTGTCCATGTCATCACCAATAAAATGTCCACCAAGCGCCTCATCTGTCCTTGCCGTCATTCCGTGTCCCTGTCCTCGCCAACGTCCTCCTCCGTGTCCATCGTGGACGTCCTCGTGAGTTGCACTCAGAGGACAGCCAAGAGCTTTTGGCGGAAAAAC CTATGCCGCTTCACCACCCCCATCCCCCACTTGGCCGTCTACTCCGGCATCACCGAGTCCCCCTCCACCAACGCCTCGTCCTCCCTCTCCACCCTGGCCCAACCCCCGGCCTGGCCGTCCCCCATCAGTGTGGCCTTGGATAGCACCTCCGAGCGGCGAGCGGAATCGGGTGGAGCTGACCAAGATGGTGAGGTCGGAGCCCCTGCGGGAGAGAATGTGTGCAAGTCAAAGATGGCGCTGTCCCTGCGACGGCTGCTGAGGCGAGGATGCGGGCCGTCCGCCGTGTTGGCCAGCCTGTCGCCCAAATGCCACACAGCGGCTGGGATGAGTGGGCGGATCCAGCCAATCAGCCCGGGCCCGCCCAGCCAGGCCCCACCCAGGAGGATGGGCAA CTTTTTCCAGATCAAAGTGGACATCCCGCCCGAGTGCCGGATCTACCCCATCGAATCGGAGGACGAGGAAGATGAGACCCGAGCCGCTTTAGGAGCCAAGGAGATCATCTGCCCCTGGGAGAGCCTCGCTCCTCACAACGGGACCAGCTAA